A stretch of the Notamacropus eugenii isolate mMacEug1 chromosome 2, mMacEug1.pri_v2, whole genome shotgun sequence genome encodes the following:
- the TKFC gene encoding triokinase/FMN cyclase isoform X2, with the protein MLTGVIAGAVFTSPAVGSILAAIRAVAQAGTAGTLLIVKNYTGDRLNFGLAREQARAEGILVEMVVIGDDSAFTSLKKAGRRGLCGTVLIHKVAGALAEAGVGLEEIVHRVSAAAAAMGTLGASLSSCSIPGSKPTFQLPIDEMELGLGIHGEAGVRRLKMATADEVVKTMIDHMTEPSNESHVPVRSGSSVVLVVNNLGGLSFLELGIMADAAVRCLEARGVKIARALVGTFMSALEMAGISLTLLLADDALLKLIDAETTALAWPHVARVPVTGHTRSRAAPAEKPEGDEPTVTGGAGSQRAAAILQHVCATLLGLEEHLNALDRAAGDGDCGTTHSRAARAIQEWLKEGPPPSRPDQLLFGLSRILLEKMGGSSGALYGLFLTAAAQPLKTIPGLPGWTAAMDAGLEAMQRYGKAAPGDRTMLDSLWAAGQELHALKTPGASWLQVLSKAVKSAEAAAEATKKMEAGAGRASYISSAKLEQPDPGAVAAAAVLRAILEMLQSQSV; encoded by the exons ATGCTGACTGGGGTCATTGCTGGTGCGGTGTTCACTTCCCCAGCGGTAGGCAGTATCCTGGCTGCCATACGGGCAGTGGCTCAGGCTGGCACAG CAGGGACGCTCCTTATCGTAAAGAACTATACTGGGGATCGACTCAACTTCGGGCTGGCCCGGGAGCAGGCCCGGGCGGAGGGCATCCTGGTGGAGATGGTCGTCATCGGTGATGACAGCGCCTTCACCAGCCTGAAGAAGGCAGGCAGGAGAGGCCTCTGTGGCACTGTACTTATCCACAAG GTGGCAGGTGCTCTGGCTGAGGCAGGTGTGGGACTCGAGGAGATTGTTCATAGAGTGAGTGCAGCTGCTGCAGCCATGG GCACCCTGGGGGCGAGCTTGTCCTCCTGCAGCATCCCAGGCTCCAAACCAACCTTCCAGCTTCCTATTGATGAAATGGAGCTGGGCTTAG GGATCCACGGGGAGGCTGGTGTGCGTCGGCTGAAG ATGGCCACCGCAGATGAGGTGGTTAAGACAATGATTGACCACATGACTGAGCCCTCCAACGAGTCCCATGTGCCGGTCAGGTCTG GCTCTTCAGTGGTGCTGGTTGTCAATAACTTGGGTGGCCTGTCTTTCCTGGAGTTGGGTATCATGGCTGATGCAGCAGTCCGCTGCCTTG AGGCCCGTGGTGTGAAGATTGCCCGTGCCCTGGTGGGCACCTTTATGTCAGCACTGGAAATGGCTGGCATCTCCCTGACCCTCCTGCTAGCAGATGATGCCCTCCTTAAGCTAATAG ATGCTGAGACCACGGCTTTGGCCTGGCCTCACGTAGCCAGAGTGCCCGTGACAGGTCACACTCGGAGCCGAGCAGCCCCTGCTGAGAAGCCAGAGGGTGATGAGCCAACAGTGACGGGAG GTGCTGGCTCCCAAAGGGCAGCTGCCATCCTGCAGCACGTGTGTGCCACCCTCCTTGGCCTGGAAGAACATCTGAATGCTCTGGACCGAGCTGCTGGAGATGGCGACTGTGGCACCACCCACAGCCGAGCTGCCAGAG CGATCCAGGAATGGCTGAAGGAGGGCCCTCCCCCCAGCCGCCCTGACCAGCTACTCTTTGGCCTGTCCCGGATTctcctggagaagatgggaggttCATCAGGGGCA CTTTATGGTCTATTCCTGACTGCGGCTGCCCAGCCACTTAAGACCATACCTGGCCTCCCAGGATGGACTGCTGCCATGGATGCTGGCCTGGAGGCCATGCAGCG GTATGGAAAAGCTGCTCCTGGAGACAGAACCATG CTGGACTCACTGTGGGCTGCAGGCCAGGAACTCCATGCACTGAAAACGCCAGGGGCCAGTTGGCTGCAAGTGCTGAGTAAAGCAGTCAAG AGTGCCGAGGCCGCAGCAGAAGCCACCAAAAAGATGGAAGCTGGTGCTGGGAGGGCCAGTTACATCAGCTCAGCCAAACTGGAGCAGCCGGACCCGGGGGCCGTGGCAGCTGCAGCAGTGCTCCGGGCCATCCTGGAGATGTTACAGAGCCAGAGTGTGTGA
- the CYB561A3 gene encoding lysosomal membrane ascorbate-dependent ferrireductase CYB561A3 isoform X3, translating into MFNWHPVLMVTSMVVLYGAASLVYRLPQSWVGPKLPWKLLHAALHLAAFILAVLGLVAVFNFHYHNNIANLYSLHSWLGITAVALFGCQWLLGFAVFLLPWASLRLRSLLKPVHVFCGVAILSLSMASVLSGINEKLFFSLKNGTAYSSLPPEACFANTTGMMVVMFVGIVLYILLVSSWKRPEPGILTDRQLRFQLGPESRPYPVAYMPVASGPPQ; encoded by the exons ATGTTCAACTGGCACCCAGTCCTGATGGTGACTAGTATGGTGGTGCTGTATGGGGCTG CCTCCTTGGTGTACCGCTTGCCGCAGTCCTGGGTGGGGCCCAAGCTGCCATGGAAGCTGCTCCACGCTGCGCTGCACCTGGCAGCCTTCATCCTGGCGGTGCTGGGGTTGGTCGCCGTCTTTAACTTCCACTACCACAACAACATCGCAAATCTCTACTCCCTGCACAGCTGGCTGGGGATCACGGCCGTGGCACTTTTTGGCTGCCAG TGGCTCCTGGGCTTTGCTGTCTTCCTGTTGCCCTGGGCATCACTGCGCCTCCGCAGCCTCCTGAAGCCCGTGCACGTCTTCTGTGGGGTGGCCATTCTGTCCCTATCCATGGCCTCTGTCCTCTCTGGGATCAATGAGAAGCTCTTCTTTAGTCT GAAGAACGGGACTGCTTATTCCAGCCTCCCCCCGGAGGCCTGCTTTGCCAACACCACTGGAATGATGGTGGTCATGTTTGTGGGAATTGTGCTCTATATCCTCCTGGTCTCGTCATGGAAACGGCCTGAACCAGGCATCCTCACCGACAGACAG CTTCGCTTCCAGCTGGGCCCTGAATCTCGGCCTTACCCGGTTGCTTACATGCCCGTTGCCTCTGGGCCACCGCAGTAA
- the CYB561A3 gene encoding lysosomal membrane ascorbate-dependent ferrireductase CYB561A3 isoform X1 — protein sequence MMTMRHFYLFSLVLGTLGSLCVLFTVYWVQRWRGGFGWDGSNLMFNWHPVLMVTSMVVLYGAASLVYRLPQSWVGPKLPWKLLHAALHLAAFILAVLGLVAVFNFHYHNNIANLYSLHSWLGITAVALFGCQWLLGFAVFLLPWASLRLRSLLKPVHVFCGVAILSLSMASVLSGINEKLFFSLKNGTAYSSLPPEACFANTTGMMVVMFVGIVLYILLVSSWKRPEPGILTDRQLRFQLGPESRPYPVAYMPVASGPPQ from the exons ATGATGACCATGAGACATTTTTATCTCTTCTCCCTGGTGCTGGGGACCCTGGGGTCCCTCTGTGTGCTCTTCACGGTTTACTGGGTACAGCGCTGGCGTGGTGGCTTTGGCTGGGATGGCTCTAACCTCATGTTCAACTGGCACCCAGTCCTGATGGTGACTAGTATGGTGGTGCTGTATGGGGCTG CCTCCTTGGTGTACCGCTTGCCGCAGTCCTGGGTGGGGCCCAAGCTGCCATGGAAGCTGCTCCACGCTGCGCTGCACCTGGCAGCCTTCATCCTGGCGGTGCTGGGGTTGGTCGCCGTCTTTAACTTCCACTACCACAACAACATCGCAAATCTCTACTCCCTGCACAGCTGGCTGGGGATCACGGCCGTGGCACTTTTTGGCTGCCAG TGGCTCCTGGGCTTTGCTGTCTTCCTGTTGCCCTGGGCATCACTGCGCCTCCGCAGCCTCCTGAAGCCCGTGCACGTCTTCTGTGGGGTGGCCATTCTGTCCCTATCCATGGCCTCTGTCCTCTCTGGGATCAATGAGAAGCTCTTCTTTAGTCT GAAGAACGGGACTGCTTATTCCAGCCTCCCCCCGGAGGCCTGCTTTGCCAACACCACTGGAATGATGGTGGTCATGTTTGTGGGAATTGTGCTCTATATCCTCCTGGTCTCGTCATGGAAACGGCCTGAACCAGGCATCCTCACCGACAGACAG CTTCGCTTCCAGCTGGGCCCTGAATCTCGGCCTTACCCGGTTGCTTACATGCCCGTTGCCTCTGGGCCACCGCAGTAA
- the TKFC gene encoding triokinase/FMN cyclase isoform X1, producing MSSKKLVNSVTGCADDALAGLVACNPDLQILQGHRVALRSDLESLKGRVALLSGGGSGHEPAHAGFIGKGMLTGVIAGAVFTSPAVGSILAAIRAVAQAGTAGTLLIVKNYTGDRLNFGLAREQARAEGILVEMVVIGDDSAFTSLKKAGRRGLCGTVLIHKVAGALAEAGVGLEEIVHRVSAAAAAMGTLGASLSSCSIPGSKPTFQLPIDEMELGLGIHGEAGVRRLKMATADEVVKTMIDHMTEPSNESHVPVRSGSSVVLVVNNLGGLSFLELGIMADAAVRCLEARGVKIARALVGTFMSALEMAGISLTLLLADDALLKLIDAETTALAWPHVARVPVTGHTRSRAAPAEKPEGDEPTVTGGAGSQRAAAILQHVCATLLGLEEHLNALDRAAGDGDCGTTHSRAARAIQEWLKEGPPPSRPDQLLFGLSRILLEKMGGSSGALYGLFLTAAAQPLKTIPGLPGWTAAMDAGLEAMQRYGKAAPGDRTMLDSLWAAGQELHALKTPGASWLQVLSKAVKSAEAAAEATKKMEAGAGRASYISSAKLEQPDPGAVAAAAVLRAILEMLQSQSV from the exons ATG TCCTCCAAAAAGCTGGTGAACTCTGTGACCGGCTGTGCCGATGATGCCCTGGCCGGGCTGGTAGCCTGTAACCCTGACCTCCAGATTCTGCAAGGACACCGAGTGGCACTACGCTCTGATCTGGAGAGCTTGAAGGGACGGGTGGCTCTGCTGTCAGGCGGGGGCTCTGGTCATGAGCCTGCCCATGCGG gtttcataggcaaaGGGATGCTGACTGGGGTCATTGCTGGTGCGGTGTTCACTTCCCCAGCGGTAGGCAGTATCCTGGCTGCCATACGGGCAGTGGCTCAGGCTGGCACAG CAGGGACGCTCCTTATCGTAAAGAACTATACTGGGGATCGACTCAACTTCGGGCTGGCCCGGGAGCAGGCCCGGGCGGAGGGCATCCTGGTGGAGATGGTCGTCATCGGTGATGACAGCGCCTTCACCAGCCTGAAGAAGGCAGGCAGGAGAGGCCTCTGTGGCACTGTACTTATCCACAAG GTGGCAGGTGCTCTGGCTGAGGCAGGTGTGGGACTCGAGGAGATTGTTCATAGAGTGAGTGCAGCTGCTGCAGCCATGG GCACCCTGGGGGCGAGCTTGTCCTCCTGCAGCATCCCAGGCTCCAAACCAACCTTCCAGCTTCCTATTGATGAAATGGAGCTGGGCTTAG GGATCCACGGGGAGGCTGGTGTGCGTCGGCTGAAG ATGGCCACCGCAGATGAGGTGGTTAAGACAATGATTGACCACATGACTGAGCCCTCCAACGAGTCCCATGTGCCGGTCAGGTCTG GCTCTTCAGTGGTGCTGGTTGTCAATAACTTGGGTGGCCTGTCTTTCCTGGAGTTGGGTATCATGGCTGATGCAGCAGTCCGCTGCCTTG AGGCCCGTGGTGTGAAGATTGCCCGTGCCCTGGTGGGCACCTTTATGTCAGCACTGGAAATGGCTGGCATCTCCCTGACCCTCCTGCTAGCAGATGATGCCCTCCTTAAGCTAATAG ATGCTGAGACCACGGCTTTGGCCTGGCCTCACGTAGCCAGAGTGCCCGTGACAGGTCACACTCGGAGCCGAGCAGCCCCTGCTGAGAAGCCAGAGGGTGATGAGCCAACAGTGACGGGAG GTGCTGGCTCCCAAAGGGCAGCTGCCATCCTGCAGCACGTGTGTGCCACCCTCCTTGGCCTGGAAGAACATCTGAATGCTCTGGACCGAGCTGCTGGAGATGGCGACTGTGGCACCACCCACAGCCGAGCTGCCAGAG CGATCCAGGAATGGCTGAAGGAGGGCCCTCCCCCCAGCCGCCCTGACCAGCTACTCTTTGGCCTGTCCCGGATTctcctggagaagatgggaggttCATCAGGGGCA CTTTATGGTCTATTCCTGACTGCGGCTGCCCAGCCACTTAAGACCATACCTGGCCTCCCAGGATGGACTGCTGCCATGGATGCTGGCCTGGAGGCCATGCAGCG GTATGGAAAAGCTGCTCCTGGAGACAGAACCATG CTGGACTCACTGTGGGCTGCAGGCCAGGAACTCCATGCACTGAAAACGCCAGGGGCCAGTTGGCTGCAAGTGCTGAGTAAAGCAGTCAAG AGTGCCGAGGCCGCAGCAGAAGCCACCAAAAAGATGGAAGCTGGTGCTGGGAGGGCCAGTTACATCAGCTCAGCCAAACTGGAGCAGCCGGACCCGGGGGCCGTGGCAGCTGCAGCAGTGCTCCGGGCCATCCTGGAGATGTTACAGAGCCAGAGTGTGTGA
- the CYB561A3 gene encoding lysosomal membrane ascorbate-dependent ferrireductase CYB561A3 isoform X2 — MMTMRHFYLFSLVLGTLGSLCVLFTVYWVQRWRGGFGWDGSNLMFNWHPVLMVTSMVVLYGAASLVYRLPQSWVGPKLPWKLLHAALHLAAFILAVLGLVAVFNFHYHNNIANLYSLHSWLGITAVALFGCQWLLGFAVFLLPWASLRLRSLLKPVHVFCGVAILSLSMASVLSGINEKLFFSLKNGTAYSSLPPEACFANTTGMMVVMFVGIVLYILLVSSWKRPEPGILTDRQPLLHEGE; from the exons ATGATGACCATGAGACATTTTTATCTCTTCTCCCTGGTGCTGGGGACCCTGGGGTCCCTCTGTGTGCTCTTCACGGTTTACTGGGTACAGCGCTGGCGTGGTGGCTTTGGCTGGGATGGCTCTAACCTCATGTTCAACTGGCACCCAGTCCTGATGGTGACTAGTATGGTGGTGCTGTATGGGGCTG CCTCCTTGGTGTACCGCTTGCCGCAGTCCTGGGTGGGGCCCAAGCTGCCATGGAAGCTGCTCCACGCTGCGCTGCACCTGGCAGCCTTCATCCTGGCGGTGCTGGGGTTGGTCGCCGTCTTTAACTTCCACTACCACAACAACATCGCAAATCTCTACTCCCTGCACAGCTGGCTGGGGATCACGGCCGTGGCACTTTTTGGCTGCCAG TGGCTCCTGGGCTTTGCTGTCTTCCTGTTGCCCTGGGCATCACTGCGCCTCCGCAGCCTCCTGAAGCCCGTGCACGTCTTCTGTGGGGTGGCCATTCTGTCCCTATCCATGGCCTCTGTCCTCTCTGGGATCAATGAGAAGCTCTTCTTTAGTCT GAAGAACGGGACTGCTTATTCCAGCCTCCCCCCGGAGGCCTGCTTTGCCAACACCACTGGAATGATGGTGGTCATGTTTGTGGGAATTGTGCTCTATATCCTCCTGGTCTCGTCATGGAAACGGCCTGAACCAGGCATCCTCACCGACAGACAG CCTCTGCTGCATGAAGGGGAGTGA